The sequence below is a genomic window from Malassezia restricta chromosome IV, complete sequence.
TTGACGGTGTGATGCTTCGACGAGACAGCTTTGCCAAGTTGGAAAGACAAGCGCCACCCCCATCTGCGCCATTGATGACGACATCTCATTACGCAACATCACCACTGTCCATGGCGAATGCTGTTACGGGAGCACGTTGGAATCACGATGCCATTGCACCCAGTTTGCTTACGTGCGATTTCTCTCGCATCATATCGTCCCCCTTAGTGCCGTAGGACCCAACATAGTAGTGGAGGCATCAAATGATTTGTGATTGGCTCCATTCCTGGAAACGTTCTCCGATGGCGTGCAACTTACATCTGagtgcgtcgccgcccCTTGCCTGTCAGAAGATTCACGTAGAAAACGGACTCCCAGGCACATTCATCTTCTGCTCACCCGTCACTCCCTGGTATTCGTACCATTGTCATTGACAATGACGGGCTCATTCGATAAACAAGCCGGGGAGAAAAAAATAGTAACGGAGGAGGGCTCCCTCAGTGACTTGCCTTCGGACGAAGAGACCCGGCTGGGCCACCCGGGATCGTCGCCCGATTCCAAGACCGAGGCCGGTGAAGATTACCCCCCAGCTGAAGTACACTATGACGAGTTGCCTCAAGGCAGGCAGCTCGGCACTATATCCGCCATCTTCCTTATGGTAAATCGAATCCTGGGTACAGGTGTCTTCTCTACGACATCCACTATATTGGAGCAGAGCGGAAGTGCTGGTATGAGTATTATCTACTGGGTCATCGGCGGAGTCATTGCTGGTTGTGGGTTTGCCGTGTATGCTGAGTTTGCTACGGCGATGCACCGCAATGGTGGTGAGCTTAACTATCTACAGCACGTGTACCGCAAGCCCAAGCATTTGGTGGCGTCTGCTTATGCTGCACAGGCTTTGCTACTTGGTCAGGCAGCCGGTAATGCGAATGCCGCGGGTCAGTACTTCTTACGAGCAGGCAAGGATCCTAACCGAGTGGGTGAAGAAACTGACGAATGGAGCTCCAAGGGTATCGGAATCGCGGTCATTTTGTCTGCCTTGTTCATGCACGCTGCCTTGCCCAAGTATGGCCTCATTTTCCAAAACACCGTTGGTCTGTTCAAGGTCGTTATTCTTTTGCTCATTGTGTTTGCTGGCTTTGCTGCGCTTGCCGGTCGCACAATCGGTCCAGCACCAGACAACCTGTCACACGCGTTTGTCAACTCGCGCTCGGACGTGTATGGTGTCTGTCAATGCATTTACAATGCTATCTGGAGTTATGTCGGATACTCCAACTTGTTTTATGCGCTGGGTGAGGTCAAGAACCCCGCGCGCACCATGAAAATTGCAGGCATTGTGTCATTAGTCACTCTAACCATTCTCTACGTACTGTGCCAGGTGGCTTATTTCGCCGCTGTGCCTATGGACGAGATCTTAAACAGCAAGCAGATTATCGCTGCTGCGTTTTTCAAGCACATGTTTGGTGAACGCTCTGCGAAAGCGCTTTCGGTTTTTGTGGCACTTTCTGCCGTTGCAAATGTCTTTGCTGTTCTTTTTGCGCAAGGTCGCTTGAACCAGGCTCTTGGGCGTGACAATATTATTCCTTTTGCCAAAATGTTTGCCTCGAATCGCCCTTTCAACACGCCCCTCGCCGGTCTGTCGTGGCATGCTATCGTGACACTGATTCTCATGCTGGCTCCACCTCAGGGCGATGCATACCAACTTGTGCTTAGTCTTGCACAGTATCCACTCAATGTCGTCAACACCGCCGTGGGGCTTGGTCTTTGTCTGACCTACGTCCCTGTTTCGTCGCGTTTCCGTGTGCCCTGGCTCCGTGAATGGAGGCCCACCTTTAGGGCGACGCTTCCTATTGCTATCTTTTTCACGCTCGTGTCCGCCTTTCTGGTCGTGGTGCCATGGATTCCTCCCCCCTCCGAAGAAGAGGCGACCTTCAAAGATATTTGGTATGGCATGGCCCCCTCTATTGCTTTGGGCTTTTTCGGTGCCGGCGCCCTTTACTGGTTCTGCTGGTATGTTTTGATGCCTGCGGTCGGCAAGTACAAGCTTGTCGAGCGCCAGTCATCCTTGAAAGACGGCACGCCGATCACGGTATTTGATCGCGTGCATCCATCGGAAGTCGATGACCATGTATCATATAATAGTTCAACCTAGTGTACTTTTACGATAGCTACGATTCAACCCGATCCTTTTCATGACGATACACCCAAGGTGCGGAATACGAGCTGCATCGTCCGGTGCTGCGTTGGCGTCCACGGTCGTCCTGGGGAGCGATACGATGTCTGCAAGATGTCTTTCAGCTGCGCTCGAAGCACGCGGAGCGCCACGAGAGACGGCGCGTCGTATGTTGACATGCGTACACGGTTGTGGTCGATATACATGCTCCGACTCGTGTGCTTGAACTCTGCATCACCGCCCACCAGTAGCACCATGCGGTCATCCACGACGGCCGTTTCCCATGCATACAGTCGGTGCGAGTATACAATCGCATGGTATAACACAAAATGGGTAGAAGGCGTCCCTagcgcacgacgtgcaTTCACTGAAGATGGGTGCACGGCCGCTGGCTGGTTGTTGGTAAGGGTGCGCATCTGCTGGGTCTTCTCATCAACCTGTAAGAGCTTAGGATACATGGCTGTGACAAGCGCTAGGGTAACCACCGGGACGCTCTGACCATAGGTGTCGAGGTGCGCTGGAATGTCCATCAAACGAGGGCGACCCTGTCGAGATCGACGCCGAGCCAGGGCATTGCGTGTGTCCGTGTCGACCTGCACGAACCCAGTATCGATCAAGTATGAAAAGTATTGCTGCCGAAGCTCTTCGATTTGATATAGTACATCAGCACTGAGAGAATGCGCTGAGCAGAACGCCTGGCCTTGGTGGCGAGATACggacgagcgccatgcgcggAACATTTGAGCGAACGCCATAAAGTCGCTCTGCGCCTCGGTCGAATGGAACGCCGCACGTCCACGACCTGCCTCGCGACCCATATTTCTGAGGAAGGGCGACTTGGAATTGAGAACAGCGGCGATTGACAGAGCTGCATCTACGCAGCCGAAGAGCACGGCCACGAGCAAAAACTTGGCGAGGTGCACGTCCAGAGGCATATGGCACAAGTGGCGGCCGAGTGGCGTGATCTCCTCGTTCGGCGTTAGGGCCTCGACATCgaccagcgacgccacagCGCGCTGGATGTTGGCCGCGAGTGGCGGATCAAGCGCTTGTGAAAGTGCATCTTCAATGCTGGCACCGATGCGAAGCGGCATGACTTTGAGCTGCAATGCGAGTTCCTGCAGCGATAGACGCAGCATTTCCGGTATGGGATGCGCATCCAAGTACTCGTCATGCCGCTTACGGGTAAAGAGATGGAAGCAAATACCGTGCTGAACGCGTCCAGCTCGTCCGCGGCGCTGCTTTGCGTTACTGCGTGCAATGAAGCAGTCAACCAGTCGACTAATCTTGCGCTTCTCGTCGTAGCGCATTTCGCGATGCCGTCCCGAGTCGATCACACACGTAATATCTGGGATCGTAATACCTGTCTCGGCCATATTCGTTGCAAGCACAATCTTACGCATGCCTTGCGGGGGTGGTGCAAAGGCGGCCGTTTGCTCGTCTGATGCGATGCTCGAatgcagcacatgcaccTGACACTCAGTCTGGAACCGGCGCAGCTCACTCAGATGCCGCATGCATTCGCGAATCTCGCCCATACCCGggaggaagacgaggatCGCGCGGCTAAATGACTCATACGCGGGGTCTGAGCACAGACGCTCtacgagcgccgccagcagTTCGTAGGGAATCTTGTGCTCGTTCAAGTGGAGGAGTGTATCAATGGTCTTGGCACTGTAGCGCTGCGTGTCTTGTATGCCTGGCACGTCATCGacatcgtcctcgtcctcctcgaTGTCATCGATATTTGTCTTGAGATCGACCTTGTTCATCTTGTCTGTCCGAGCATAGGGTGACTCGAGGTCGAGAGTGTAGTCGCACATTTCCAGCACATCCTCCAGGTAATGCACGTCGACAGGGAAGGTCCGGCCAGGGACAGCGAGCGTGGGGCACCCGTCAAAGTACGCACTTATGCGCTCTGCATCCAATGTGGCTGACATGAGCACAATCTTCAGGTCAGGTCGCTCTTGCATCAGCTTTTTGAGCACAATGAGCAAAAAGTCCGACTCAATGGACCGCTCGTGTACCTCGTCCACGATAATGTGCGTTACGTCATCTAGCACAGATGACTCGAGCATGCGTAGCACCATACCTGTAGTAGCATATATGAGGCGTGCATTCGCGCCAATTTGACTTTCTAGACGGATGGCGTAGCCCACCAAGCTCTCTGGCGATCCCATCGAGCGTGGCTTTTCACCCAGTTCCTGTGACACCCGCTCTGCCAACGTTATAGCAGAGATTCGCCGTGGCTCCGTGACATACATTTTGCAGGGCTCACCACGTGCGAGGCAGTCCTCCATCAAGTACGATGGCAGCTGCGTAGACTTGCCACAGCCCGTCTCACCACTGAGCACCACCACCTGGGACGTAGCTACGCATTGGAGGATGGCATCTCGAGCCTGGTAGATCGGCAGGTCGCGACGACCTGGCAGCATGGCCTGATACGCCTCCGAGGACATACGTCGTGTCCACATGTCACGCAGTGCATCACTGGGCTCACGCGCACGCGTGGCAATCGGGGCTACTACAGGCTCCATGAGTgtcttgcgctgctcgcgtTTCGGCGGTGCTGGTGGCACGCGCCTCCTCAGCGTATGCTGCACATGCAGGACCTCGTCGCGCAGAAATGCATTCATCTGCTGGGAGCGCAGACTCTCTAGCTCGTCCCATATATCGCGGAAACCGGGCGACATGTGCCGTTGGACTTGTCGCTCGCGGCCAAAGCAGTTGAGGGCAATGGTCGCGACGTAATCGTCGGCCAACGTCCGGGACGCACATCCCTCTTTGGTCAGCCTGAATGTGTCCACCAGTGGCGGACGCCCGCCACTTGCAGTCCATTGGATTCGCAGCTCACTGCGGTGCACTGTGCCGGACGAAATGGGTATAAATTTGTACGAAGCACCGGGATCCACATGACGAAGCACGTCACTCAGTAGGGACCGCGGCGTTCGCTGACTACCTTGCGTAGCAATGgagcgcagctgcacacTTGCGTCCGGTGCAGCAGGGGCAGGCTCTTCTAGCAGGTCGAACAGTCCCTCGTCCTGTGGCGCCTCATCCTGCTCTTGATCCGGCGACGCCGATAAttcgtcgagctgctcgataTCGGCGCGACGCTGTTGTCGCgcctcttcttcacgcTGTAGCTCAGCTGCCTTGGCGGCTTCGTCAGCTTCGAGCTGGCGCATACGTTCACGGAATCGTTGATTCGACAAGCCGCGGTGGAAGTCAGGCTGCATCTCACTCTGCTGCATCATGTCCTTAGCACGCGCGGCCAGCCGGTCAAGCCGCTTGCTTGCCTCAGCATGCGATAAGAGCGAGGCAAGTTCGTCGTCTGGGACACCTCCGAGCAGTttgctgcgtcgcgcgcggTCTTTGTCCACTTGTAGCGCTACTATCCGTGCTGTGCTCCAGGCATCATTCGGGTGCTCAATCACGTCGACAAGTGGATCGTCTTGGTCGAGCTGTGCGTTTAGATCCTGCAGCAAAGTGTCTGTCTGTGCACGAATACGTTCCACCGTCTGGGCATCTACGCTGCTGGCTgtgacgacgcgcacgtcctcTTTTTTGGGGGCTGTGTCTTTCGCCACCAGAGCAGGatcctgctcggcgcgtgTGAATGTATAGCCCTCGTAGACAGGCGGAATGGACTCGTCCATAGAAGCGGCTTTGGGTGCGGCGTACTCTTGTGGCGTGTCCACATTGAACGAGAGCGCTCGGTACGTCTGTGGCTCTagctgcgccacgagccatgCCACGCACTCTTCCGTCTCGAGATTGGGTGCATACAGCAAAGCCATCGTTGCTTGTTCGCGCGAAAAGCCGAGAGATAGGAGTAGCTCCCAGAGCGTGAGTGCTCGCTCCAGTGCCTTGGCCTCGGACTCTGCTGGGGGAGATACGCCGAGCGTATCGCGGAGCATACGTTGCCGAGGGTCATCTGCCAGAAAATTGACCTGTTCGCAGTCCGTGATAGCCTCAGCATCATGGCGCACCATAGCCAGCGTTTCGACACACACTCCCGCATCCAAGGAGGCCGGCAAGAGCGTCTTGGCAAATCGCTGCTGAAACTGGATCGTCTTTCCGCGGCGTTGCGTCTCTTTCTCGACCTTGGGATAGACAAGCTGCACAAGATTCTGCAGGGCCTGCAGTTCTTCCGCTTCAGGGTCGAAGGCAtcgctgctcggcgcctCCTTTGGCACGGGGGGCGCCGTACTTTGGCTCGCGGCGGAGGGCGTCTCATCGGGGGTTTTGGATGCCGCTTCCGCAGCTTGTGGCGCCTCTTTGggtggcgcctcgcgcttcgGTTGCGACGTGGTCGCAAAGCCGCGCTGCACGTTGGACTTGAGCTGCAGCTTTTTCTTCTTGGCCATAAAGAAAGAGGCCTGCGTGGCAGCGTCACCTTTTTTTCATCCGTGCACCGACCCCGATCATCGGGCGAGTGGCCCAAAGGCACTGGAAAGCCAGGGAGCCATGTGCCACGTATTTCGCCCACCATTCTCATGGAGTCCACATCCGACTCGCGGTCGCATACGCCCATGTCCGAAGCCGTAGGACATGGTGCATCAGCTGGGCCTACTAGCATGGCGCGAACGTACGTATGCACGAGCTCACATCCAGTTCTTCGCAAGCGCGGAATCAACCTGTCAAGCGTTACGACGGCGAGCCACTCTCCCGCACCGATGTGCAGCACGCGATGCTTTGTTACCTGTTTTCCGACACACGCCGCGTTTTTACGAATCCACGAGCGGGTACACGCGGTGCTCCCATGTCGACGTTTGTACACAGCGTCGCTCATGGCGGCCACGAGACGCAAGGATCGGCCTCCAACGCGAATGACTCTGACAAGTCGGCGCTCTCCCATGCACCGCCGGCGGTGCAGGCGTGTGTAACTTCCGCTATGGCTGGCCCCCATCCCTCGTTCGTGTGGCCGTACGG
It includes:
- a CDS encoding methionine permease, producing the protein MTGSFDKQAGEKKIVTEEGSLSDLPSDEETRLGHPGSSPDSKTEAGEDYPPAEVHYDELPQGRQLGTISAIFLMVNRILGTGVFSTTSTILEQSGSAGMSIIYWVIGGVIAGCGFAVYAEFATAMHRNGGELNYLQHVYRKPKHLVASAYAAQALLLGQAAGNANAAGQYFLRAGKDPNRVGEETDEWSSKGIGIAVILSALFMHAALPKYGLIFQNTVGLFKVVILLLIVFAGFAALAGRTIGPAPDNLSHAFVNSRSDVYGVCQCIYNAIWSYVGYSNLFYALGEVKNPARTMKIAGIVSLVTLTILYVLCQVAYFAAVPMDEILNSKQIIAAAFFKHMFGERSAKALSVFVALSAVANVFAVLFAQGRLNQALGRDNIIPFAKMFASNRPFNTPLAGLSWHAIVTLILMLAPPQGDAYQLVLSLAQYPLNVVNTAVGLGLCLTYVPVSSRFRVPWLREWRPTFRATLPIAIFFTLVSAFLVVVPWIPPPSEEEATFKDIWYGMAPSIALGFFGAGALYWFCWYVLMPAVGKYKLVERQSSLKDGTPITVFDRVHPSEVDDHVSYNSST
- a CDS encoding ATP-dependent RNA helicase DHX29, whose protein sequence is MAKKKKLQLKSNVQRGFATTSQPKREAPPKEAPQAAEAASKTPDETPSAASQSTAPPVPKEAPSSDAFDPEAEELQALQNLVQLVYPKVEKETQRRGKTIQFQQRFAKTLLPASLDAGVCVETLAMVRHDAEAITDCEQVNFLADDPRQRMLRDTLGVSPPAESEAKALERALTLWELLLSLGFSREQATMALLYAPNLETEECVAWLVAQLEPQTYRALSFNVDTPQEYAAPKAASMDESIPPVYEGYTFTRAEQDPALVAKDTAPKKEDVRVVTASSVDAQTVERIRAQTDTLLQDLNAQLDQDDPLVDVIEHPNDAWSTARIVALQVDKDRARRSKLLGGVPDDELASLLSHAEASKRLDRLAARAKDMMQQSEMQPDFHRGLSNQRFRERMRQLEADEAAKAAELQREEEARQQRRADIEQLDELSASPDQEQDEAPQDEGLFDLLEEPAPAAPDASVQLRSIATQGSQRTPRSLLSDVLRHVDPGASYKFIPISSGTVHRSELRIQWTASGGRPPLVDTFRLTKEGCASRTLADDYVATIALNCFGRERQVQRHMSPGFRDIWDELESLRSQQMNAFLRDEVLHVQHTLRRRVPPAPPKREQRKTLMEPVVAPIATRAREPSDALRDMWTRRMSSEAYQAMLPGRRDLPIYQARDAILQCVATSQVVVLSGETGCGKSTQLPSYLMEDCLARGEPCKMYVTEPRRISAITLAERVSQELGEKPRSMGSPESLVGYAIRLESQIGANARLIYATTGMVLRMLESSVLDDVTHIIVDEVHERSIESDFLLIVLKKLMQERPDLKIVLMSATLDAERISAYFDGCPTLAVPGRTFPVDVHYLEDVLEMCDYTLDLESPYARTDKMNKVDLKTNIDDIEEDEDDVDDVPGIQDTQRYSAKTIDTLLHLNEHKIPYELLAALVERLCSDPAYESFSRAILVFLPGMGEIRECMRHLSELRRFQTECQVHVLHSSIASDEQTAAFAPPPQGMRKIVLATNMAETGITIPDITCVIDSGRHREMRYDEKRKISRLVDCFIARSNAKQRRGRAGRVQHGICFHLFTRKRHDEYLDAHPIPEMLRLSLQELALQLKVMPLRIGASIEDALSQALDPPLAANIQRAVASLVDVEALTPNEEITPLGRHLCHMPLDVHLAKFLLVAVLFGCVDAALSIAAVLNSKSPFLRNMGREAGRGRAAFHSTEAQSDFMAFAQMFRAWRSSVSRHQGQAFCSAHSLSADVLYQIEELRQQYFSYLIDTGFVQVDTDTRNALARRRSRQGRPRLMDIPAHLDTYGQSVPVVTLALVTAMYPKLLQVDEKTQQMRTLTNNQPAAVHPSSVNARRALGTPSTHFVLYHAIVYSHRLYAWETAVVDDRMVLLVGGDAEFKHTSRSMYIDHNRVRMSTYDAPSLVALRVLRAQLKDILQTSYRSPGRPWTPTQHRTMQLVFRTLGVSS